Part of the Streptomyces sp. RFCAC02 genome is shown below.
TCGTGACACGCACGGGGTCCGTGCACCTGAATCACGTGGGTCAAGGGAGGAACCGACGTCGTGAGCAGCAGGCCAGCGAGAGGCGCTGCTCGCCTCGCCGCCATACTCGACGCACTTCCCGACGCGCTGTTGCTCGTGAACGGCAACGGCACCGTCGTGAACGCCAACGCCATCGCCGTGGAGACCCTGGAGGCTCCGGGCGCCCCCCTCATCGGTCGTGGACTGCTCGACATCGTCCCGGACTTCGACCCACGGCGGATTCCGGGCTCGATGCGCCGGCCCGAGGAGGACCCCAGTGTCAGGACCAGGCCGACCCGGATGATCGCCCGGCGGACGGACGGGAGTGCGCTCCAGGTCGAGGTGACCAGCGCGGGGCTCGACTCGGGCCGCGCCCCGTACGCTTCGGCCATCGAGGCGGCGTTCGCGGACGACTACGCCGGGGAGGAACTGCTCGTCCTCATCATCCGCGACCTCTCCGGGACGCTCGACACCGAAGCCGAACTGGTGCGCCAGCAGCGGCAGACGGAGATGATCCTGCGCGCCGCGTCCGAGGGGGTCGTGGGCGTCGACACGGCCGGGCGCATCGTCCTCGTGAACCCGGCCGCCGCCCAGATCCTCGGGCATCGCGCCAGCCAGCTCGGCGGTCAGGAACTCCACCCGCTCGCACAGCACTCGCGCGCCGACGGCACGCCGCTGTCGTTCGAGGAGACGCCGCTGCACGACACGCTGTCGTCCGGCCGCAAGCACCGGGTGCGCGGACAGGTCCTGTGGACGAAGGACGGGCAGGCCATCCCCGTCGACCTGACGACCGCGCCCGTCCGGGACGGTGACCAACTCGTGGGCGCCGTCCTCGCGTTCACGGACCGGCGGCCGATGGACGCGCTGGCGGCCCGGCACGCGCAACTGCTGTCCGTGCTGCGCGACGGCCTGCGGGGGCCGCTGGAGCAGCTCCGCGGCGAGCTGTCGGCCCTGGCGGCCGACCCCGCGGGCCAGTTGTGGCCCGAGGCCAACCAGGTGCTGCACCATCTCGCCGCCGGCTACACGCGGATGACCACCCTCGTGGACAACGTGCTGAGCTACCAGCGGCTCGACGAGGGCCGCGAGAAGCTGTCGGTGAAACGGGTCTCGCTGGACGCCGTCGTGTCGGCTGGCGTCGAGGGGGCGACGGAGCTGATCGGCCCGGGGCGGGCGCAGTTCGCCGTGCACGCGCCGCCGATCGAGGCCGAGGTGGACCCGGACCGGCTCGCGCAGGCCCTCGCGCACCTGGTGGCGGACGTCGCCGGGGTCGACGCGACGGGCCGGGCGGCGTCCGGCGCCGGTGCCGCGGGCGACTCGACGATCGTCGTGGCGGCCGCGCAGCGCGGAGACGTCGTACGGATCGAGGTGCGCGGCCCGTACCCCGGCGGAGACCCGGTGCACGAGCCGATCGTGCGGGGGATCGTGCGGCAGCACGGCGGCGTGCTCCAGACGCACGAGGTCGGGGGCGCCTCCGCGTACGTGCTGGAGGTGCCGGTGCTGTCGGGCGGCGGCGCGGTGTCGGCCGCCCCGGCGACGCGCGACGCGAGCGGCGACACGACGGTGATGCCCGTCCCGGCGCAGCCCGCCCGAGGGACGGCGCAGGAGCCCGCGCGGAAGCCGGCCGCGGAGATCGAGCCGGTGCAGGCGACGCCGACCGGACGGCGGCGGCGCGCGGGCCGGCCGGCCGACGAGGGGCACGGGACGGGTTCGACGCCGGTGCCGGAGGCGGCGTTCGCGCCGTCCGGTGACACCGGTGAGACGGCGGCTGGCCACGGGCGGCGGCGCCGTGCCCTCGGTCCCGCCGACGCGCAGGGCAACGGCCCCGCGCCCGTCCCCGACGAGATGTCCGACGCCACACCGCCCGGCGGCGTCGAGACGGATGCCCGGCCGACGGGCCGCAGGCGCCGGAGGCAGGCCGAGCCCGTGGCCGAGGTGCCCGCCGCCGCGCCGGAGCAGCAGGCGCCGGAGGCACAGCAGCCGCAGGAGGAGCCGCCGCCCGTCGAGCACTCCGTGGTCGCGGCGAGCCCGATCCTGGACGGGAGCGCGCCGCCGCCGATGGCGCCCGCGCGTCAGCCGCGCGCGCTGCCGATGCCGGGCAGCGACCGCGCCCGGTCGGACGCGACGCTGCCCGGGGTGAGTGTGCAGACGCTGGGTCAGGGCGTCCCGGTGGCCCCGCTGCCGGAGCGGCGCCCGGCGCCGCCCGGTGTGCCGTCGCCCGCGCCGCCCGCGCAGGCGCCCGTACCGCAGGCCCAGCCGACACGGCGCAGGAAGCTGGCGACACCGCCGGCCGAGGATCCGCGTCCCGAGCAGCCCGCGCTGCCCGCGCGGCCGGTGCCGGGAGCGGCGCAGGCCGGCCCCGCGGCCGGTACGCAGGGCCGGGGGCGGCAGTACACGATCGGTGCGCCGGCCGCGGGCGCCGCGGAGGGACCCGAGCCCCTGGACGGGCCGAACGGCGCGGTCGAGGTCACCGACGGCCGGGCCCTCGTCCCGGCCCGCCCGCAGGCCGACGACGAGCTGCCGCCCGAGCCCCTGGACAACCCGCGCCGGCTCCTGGTGTGGCCGGAGCCCGACCCGTCGACGCAGCACGCCCTCACCGAGCGCGGCTACCGGCCCGTCATCGTGCACTCCCGCGAGGAGGTCGACGCGCAGATCGCCGCGTACCCGGCGGCGCTGTTCGTGGACCCGCTGACGGGGCCGATCACGCGGACGGCGCTCCAGTCGCTGCGCGCGGCCGCGGTGGCGGCCGAGGTCCCGGTGCTGGTGACGGCCGGGCTCGGCCAGGCGAGCCGGGAGGCGGCGTACGGGGCGGACCCGGCCGTGCTGCTGAAGGCCCTCGCGCCGCGCGACAGCGAGCAGCACCCGCCCCGGGTCCTGCTGGTGGAGGAGCAGCCGGAGATCGCCACGGCGCTCGCGGCCTCGCTTGAGCGGCGGGGCATGCAGGCCGCGCACGCCGCGAGCGACGCGGACGCGATGGAGGTCGCCTCGCAGATCCGGCCGAACCTCGTCGTCATGGACCTGAACCAGGTGCGCCGCCGCCGCGCGGGCATCATCGACTGGCTCCGCGTCAACGGACTGCTGCACCGGACGCCCTTCGTCGTCTACACGGCGGCGGAGAGCGACCCGGCGCAGCTCGCGTCCCTCGCGTCGGGGGAGACGGTGCTGTTCCTCGCCGAGCGGTCCACGAACCCGGAGGTGCAGGAGCGGATCGTCGATCTGCTGACGAAGATCGGGGCTCACTGACCCCCGGCCGAGGGGCGGGGGAGCGTGGTGACGTCGAGGTCGCCGGCGGCGTGGCGGGCGCGCAGCAGCTTCTTGTCGAACTTGCCGACGCTCGTCTTCGGCACCTCGGCGATGACGGTCCAGTGGTCCGGGAGCTGCCAGCGCGGCACGCGGTCGGCGAGGTGGTCGCGCAGGGCGGTGAAGCCGGGGTGGGCGGGGCCGTCGGCCGCGAGCACGACGGCGGCCAGGGGGCGTTCGCCCCAGCGTGCGTCGGGGATGGCGACGACGGCCGCCTCGGCGACGGCGGGGTGGGCCATGAGGTGGTTCTCCAGGGCGACGGACGATATCCACTCGCCGCCGGACTTGATGACGTCCTTCGCGCGGTCGGTGAGGGTGAGGTAGCCGTCCGGGGAGACGGTGCCGACGTCGCCGGTGCGCAGCCAGCCGTCCGGTGTGAACGTCTCGGCGGGGCGGAGGGGTTCGCGGCCCGCGCCGCCGAAGTAGGAGCCGGCGATCCAGGGACCGCGTACCTCCAGCTCGCCGGCGGACACGCCGTCCCAGGGGAGGGCGGTGCCGTCGGGTCCGGTGATGCGGGCCTCGACGCCGGCGGGGAACCGGCCCTGGGTCAGGCGGT
Proteins encoded:
- a CDS encoding PAS domain-containing protein, with product MSSRPARGAARLAAILDALPDALLLVNGNGTVVNANAIAVETLEAPGAPLIGRGLLDIVPDFDPRRIPGSMRRPEEDPSVRTRPTRMIARRTDGSALQVEVTSAGLDSGRAPYASAIEAAFADDYAGEELLVLIIRDLSGTLDTEAELVRQQRQTEMILRAASEGVVGVDTAGRIVLVNPAAAQILGHRASQLGGQELHPLAQHSRADGTPLSFEETPLHDTLSSGRKHRVRGQVLWTKDGQAIPVDLTTAPVRDGDQLVGAVLAFTDRRPMDALAARHAQLLSVLRDGLRGPLEQLRGELSALAADPAGQLWPEANQVLHHLAAGYTRMTTLVDNVLSYQRLDEGREKLSVKRVSLDAVVSAGVEGATELIGPGRAQFAVHAPPIEAEVDPDRLAQALAHLVADVAGVDATGRAASGAGAAGDSTIVVAAAQRGDVVRIEVRGPYPGGDPVHEPIVRGIVRQHGGVLQTHEVGGASAYVLEVPVLSGGGAVSAAPATRDASGDTTVMPVPAQPARGTAQEPARKPAAEIEPVQATPTGRRRRAGRPADEGHGTGSTPVPEAAFAPSGDTGETAAGHGRRRRALGPADAQGNGPAPVPDEMSDATPPGGVETDARPTGRRRRRQAEPVAEVPAAAPEQQAPEAQQPQEEPPPVEHSVVAASPILDGSAPPPMAPARQPRALPMPGSDRARSDATLPGVSVQTLGQGVPVAPLPERRPAPPGVPSPAPPAQAPVPQAQPTRRRKLATPPAEDPRPEQPALPARPVPGAAQAGPAAGTQGRGRQYTIGAPAAGAAEGPEPLDGPNGAVEVTDGRALVPARPQADDELPPEPLDNPRRLLVWPEPDPSTQHALTERGYRPVIVHSREEVDAQIAAYPAALFVDPLTGPITRTALQSLRAAAVAAEVPVLVTAGLGQASREAAYGADPAVLLKALAPRDSEQHPPRVLLVEEQPEIATALAASLERRGMQAAHAASDADAMEVASQIRPNLVVMDLNQVRRRRAGIIDWLRVNGLLHRTPFVVYTAAESDPAQLASLASGETVLFLAERSTNPEVQERIVDLLTKIGAH